A single Ziziphus jujuba cultivar Dongzao chromosome 11, ASM3175591v1 DNA region contains:
- the LOC107431992 gene encoding uncharacterized protein LOC107431992 isoform X3, translating into MFRLHKHRNAKPGDKVDFKFSQFKALQVPKGWDKLFVSIVSVETGKAIAKSSKTAVRNGSCQWTETLSESIWVSQDDSSKDFEDCLFKLIVSMGSARSGILGEATVNMTDYMSASASVPVSLPLKKCSHGTVLQVKIQCITPRTKLRDEKSKEKDSDLEKPNADCHDVEILSDGSESTFARSSESSSTKELGLNSQPGEAGSRETSFSVSGSQRSYDSGEGSTVGENMSLGPGEDGANMNSLIKRENSICSENSVSQGNYSVENPYQSNNSSFNSQIMGSENNIEELHAEAKMWERNARKLMLDLDILRVEFSDQSKKQADLNMELSAAYAERDFLKKEIEQLKFFLEKSAAKQTAIEDLTSQNEGLPHIQNELKDELKFHRESNANLALQLERSQESNIELVSVLQELEETVEKQKMELENLLALQSEFSNMESTIQANAEENRKLTVELQQLQESENNLKIKVQTLEQALEKNKHTENEGSLNSQTLLDIETEYKSDADLIRKIEELTEKVQELEKDCNELTDENLELLFKLKESNKNSSKRDASVDNFGKETTSQDHSIQVLESLKMELECKVTEMAEELTEKGSEMEKLQANLLSKDDEILVLRQRQSELETKVSGLQKEKIQLQKQMEDMDRENDITSKCLNEPRNDVMVQSSSMDSHVSVNKELEKKCTELETGNQELQVHLSELEEENEQLSVHVSGLEAQLRHLRNENESSLSELEDFKSHSQTFQDEINRLNIELESNKQEMKSKLQDTQNQWSEAEEECEYLREENMKLRASSESIIEECSYLQKLNGELRKQKVELHEHCSILETKLRDSHKRLADCSKKVEDLEETLSSMVADIASKENSLTSKLNEVLDENLRYKEKLKLEESSLNRMYMEKAVEVQNLQLEVEQLRKEISSSQEEKERIASGAVQEESRLRADSIKLQKDFQEIQSKLEQTENELNIMHLEYKVKLQNLTDELDASKQNQQLLMAGHEKLSTLLENYKSGEEKFKATINSLELKISVSEYERQQLAEESSNLKVQLQNLSHLQDELLASTKQLHATKFEKEKLEASLHSISEECEDLRAEKNTFIEKISILKSTMSELENCKREKEALEKKLLPMEGELVEKDVLRAQDTELKNELNQIKKANEQFQQKMQLLREERDECLRKSQALEEELKLVKEEKQNHKEHVNSKVASLSKINSKVIPVREDMKLSKNEMVKNSNYRRDNRRNASLKNGLVQDHVKEGHVQHPRENGSGCEVRDASPRDVGADPGSKIQLLEDELAKALEANNMYKVQLNRLLSEGRDVHSDGRRKSKGQGEIMATETHESIRSSLEAELRDIRERYLHMSLKYAEVEAQREELVMKLKTTKGGKRWFS; encoded by the exons ATGTTCAGGCTTCATAAGCATAGGAATGCGAAACCCGGAGACAAGGTTGATTTCAAATTCTCTCAGTTTAAGGCACTCCAG GTACCCAAAGGATGGGACAAGCTGTTTGTATCTATTGTCTCTGTAGAAACTGGGAAAGCAATTGCAAAGTCAAGCAAAACAGCGGTGCGTAATGGAAGTTGCCAATGGACTGAGACTCTGTCGGAGTCAATTTGGGTTTCGCAAGATGATTCTTCAAAGGATTTCGAGGATTGTCTCTTCAAGCTCATTGTTTCCATG GGATCAGCGAGATCTGGCATTCTTGGAGAGGCTACAGTCAATATGACAGATTATATGAGTGCAAGTGCTTCGGTTCCTGTATCCCTTCCATTAAAAAAGTGCAGCCATGGGACAGTTTTACAA GTAAAAATTCAGTGCATAACCCCAAGAACAAAACTCAG GgatgaaaaatcaaaagagaaggACTCTGATTTGGAAAAACCAAATGCAGACTGTCATGATGTTGAAATCCTGTCAGATGGATCTGAAAGTACATTTGCAAGGAGTTCCGAGTCTTCCTCCACTAAGGAACTTGGGTTGAACTCACAACCAGGAGAAGCTGGGAGTAGA GAAACAAGTTTCTCTGTATCAGGGTCACAAAGAAGTTATGACTCAGGAGAAGGTTCAACAGTAGGGGAAAATATGTCCCTTGGGCCTGGAGAGGATGGTGCTAATATGAACAGCCTGATTAAGAGGGAGAATTCAATTTGCTCAGAAAATAGTGTATCTCAAGGCAATTATTCTGTTGAAAATCCTTATCAATCTAATAATTCATCATTCAATTCACAGATTATGGGGTCAG aaaataatattgaagagCTGCATGCGGAAGCTAAGATGTGGGAGAGAAATGCCCGAAAGCTAATGCTTGATTTGGATATTTTGAGGGTCGAATTTTCTGATCAATCAAAGAAGCAGGCGGATTTGAATATGGAGCTCTCAGCAGCCTATGCAGAGCGTGattttttgaagaaagaaattgaacaattaaaatttttcctgGAGAAGTCAGCAGCGAAACAAACAGCCATAGAAGATTTAACATCTCAAAATGAAGGTCTTCCTCATATTCAAAATGAACTAAAAGATGAACTAAAGTTTCATAGAGAATCCAATGCCAATTTGGCTCTGCAGTTGGAGAGAAGTCAAGAATCAAACATCGAGCTTGTTTCTGTTCTTCAGGAGCTGGAAGAGACGGTCGAAAAGCAGAAGATGGAGTTAGAGAATCTTTTAGCACTGCAATCAGAGTTCAGTAATATGGAAAGTACCATCCAAGCAAATGCAGAGGAGAACAGGAAATTAACAGTAGAGCTACAACAATTGCAGGAGTcggaaaataatttgaaaattaaagtgCAAACGCTGGAACAGGCATTGGAGAAAAACAAACACACAGAGAATGAAGGGAGTCTGAACAGTCAAACCCTTCTGGATATTGAGACAGAATACAAAA GTGATGCCGATCTGATTAGAAAGATTGAAGAGTTAACAGAAAAGGTGCAGGAACTAGAGAAGGACTGTAATGAGCTGACTGATGAAAACCTAGAACTCTTATTCAAGCTGAaggaatcaaataaaaattccagtAAAAGAGATGCATCTGTTGATAACTTTGGTAAGGAAACTACATCTCAGGATCATTCAATTCAAGTACTTGAGAGTTTGAAGATGGAGCTAGAGTGCAAAGTGACAGAAATGGCAGAGGAATTGACTGAAAAGGGCTCTGAGATGGAAAAGCTTCAGGCTAACCTTTTGTCAAAAGATGATGAAATTTTGGTTCTTAGACAACGTCAAAGTGAACTAGAAACTAAGGTTTCTggtcttcaaaaagaaaaaatccagCTACAAAAACAAATGGAGGATATGGATAGAGAAAATGAtatcacctctaagtgcttgaaTGAACCACGTAATGATGTGATGGTGCAAAGCAGCAGTATGGACTCCCATGTTTCGGTCAATAAGGAACTTGAAAAAAAATGTACAGAGCTAGAAACTGGAAACCAAGAACTGCAAGTTCATTTGTCAGAGCTCGAAGAGGAAAACGAACAGTTATCGGTACATGTATCTGGTCTTGAAGCTCAGCTTAGACACTTGAGAAATGAAAACGAGTCTAGTCTATCTGAATTAGAGGATTTTAAATCTCATTCTCAGACTTTCCAAGATGAGATTAACAGATTAAACATTGAGTTGGAATCCAATAAACAAGAGATGAAAAGCAAATTACAGGACACACAAAACCAGTGGTCAGAAGCTGAAGAAGAATGCGAGTATCTGAGAGAGGAAAATATGAAGCTGCGAGCTTCTTCTGAGAGCATCATTGAAGAATGCAGTTATCTCcagaaattaaatggagagTTGAGGAAACAGAAGGTGGAATTGCATGAGCATTGTTCCATATTGGAGACTAAGCTAAGGGATTCACATAAAAGGTTGGCAGATTGCTCCAAGAAAGTTGAAGACCTGGAAGAAACTCTGTCTTCAATGGTGGCAGATATTGCTTCAAAAGAGAACAGCCTAACTTCAAAATTAAATGAAGTTCTTGATGAAAACTTAAGATATAAGGAGAAACTGAAATTGGAAGAAAGCTCCTTAAATCGGATGTACATGGAAAAGGCAGTTGAAGTACAGAACCTTCAGCTAGAGGTAGAACAGCTGAGGAAAGAAATTTCTTCAAGtcaggaagaaaaagaaagaatagctTCAGGTGCTGTGCAGGAAGAATCCAGACTACGTGCTGATAGCATTAAACTGCAAAAGGATTTTCAAGAAATTCAATCTAAACTTGAACAAACTGAGAATGAGCTCAATATTATGCACCTAGAATATAAAGTGAAGCTACAAAACTTGACTGACGAACTTGATGCTTCTAAGCAAAATCAGCAACTGCTGATGGCTGGCCATGAAAAACTGTCAACGTTATTGGAGAACTACAAATCAGGAGAGGAAAAATTCAAGGCTACTATAAATAGTCTTGAACTGAAGATTTCAGTCTCTGAATATGAACGACAACAACTGGCTGAAGAATCTTCCAATCTGAAGGTTCAATTGCAGAATTTATCTCATCTTCAGGATGAACTTTTGGCTTCTACGAAACAGCTTCATGCAACTAAGTTTGAGAAAGAGAAACTGGAAGCATCCTTGCACTCAATATCAGAAGAATGTGAAGATCTGAGGGCAGAAAAGAATACATTTATTGAGAAGATCTCGATATTGAAGAGCACTATGTCTGAATTAGAGAACTGCAAACGTGAAAAGGAAGCCTTAGAGAAAAAGCTTCTGCCGATGGAAGGTGAATTAGTGGAAAAGGATGTGTTACGTGCTCAAGATACTGAGCTGAAAAATGAGCTCAACCAGATCAAGAAAGCAAACGAGCAATTCCAGCAGAAAATGCAACTTCTCCGGGAAGAGAGAGATGAATGCCTAAGAAAATCTCAAGCCCTTGAAGAAGAATTAAAACTCGTTAAGGAAGAAAAACAGAATCATAAGGAGCACGTCAATTCAAAGGTTGCCAGCTTATCAAAGATCAATAGCAAAGTTATTCCAGTCCGTGAAGATATGAAGCTTTCAAAA AATGAAATGGTCAAGAACAGCAATTATCGTCGTGATAATAGAAGGAATGCATCCTTAAAGAATGGCCTAGTACAAGACCATGTGAAAGAAGGTCACGTCCAACATCCTAGAGAG aaTGGTAGTGGATGTGAAGTTCGTGATGCAAGTCCTCGAGATGTTGGTGCTGATCCTGGCTCGAAGATTCAGTTGCTTGAGGATGAACTTGCCAAGGCTTTGGAAGCAAATAACATGTATAAAGTTCAGCTTAATAG GCTATTGTCTGAAGGCCGAGACGTCCATTCAGATGGTCGTAGAAAATCAAAAGGTCAAGGTGAAATTATGGCAACAGAAACACATGAAAGTATAAGATCCTCTCTAGAGGCAGAATTAAGAGACATTCGCGAACGCTACTTGCACATGAGCCTCAAATACGCTGAGGTGGAAGCTCAGCGTGAAGAACTAGTGATGAAGCTGAAGACAACTAAGGGCGGAAAAAGGTGGTTCTCATGA